In the genome of Nitrospira japonica, one region contains:
- a CDS encoding (2Fe-2S) ferredoxin domain-containing protein: MPSFARHIFVCTNQRSADDPRGSCSLLGSEALHAKFKQETKRLNLKNVVRANKAGCLDHCAQGPSVVVYPEGVWYTVRSEADVTEIMERHVMRGEIVTRLIMPDHPAPSKLPPLPL, encoded by the coding sequence TTGCCCTCCTTCGCCCGACATATTTTCGTCTGCACGAATCAACGGAGCGCCGACGATCCGCGCGGGAGCTGTTCGCTGCTCGGGTCGGAGGCCTTGCATGCCAAATTCAAGCAGGAGACCAAACGGCTCAATCTGAAAAACGTGGTGCGCGCCAACAAGGCGGGCTGTCTCGACCATTGCGCGCAAGGCCCGAGCGTCGTCGTGTATCCAGAAGGCGTGTGGTACACGGTGAGGTCGGAAGCCGACGTGACCGAAATCATGGAACGCCACGTGATGCGGGGCGAGATCGTCACCCGCCTGATCATGCCCGATCACCCGGCGCCGTCCAAGCTCCCTCCGTTGCCTCTCTAG
- the ald gene encoding alanine dehydrogenase, translated as MIVGVPREIKDHEYRVGLTPDGARALHQAGHQVLVEISAGEGSGFTDEEYRQAGASIIQSAAEVFERAALIIKVKEPLLSECRLLHAGHILFTYLHLASSAELTKKLMESRVTAIAYETVEAKDGTLPMLRPMSDIAGRMSVQIGARYLEKTQGGRGLLLSGMPGVEPAHVVVLGAGVVGSAAVRIATGMGARVTVINLDLERLRILDEQYQGRIVTRAATQAAIEESVPTADLLIGAVLVAGARAPKLVSRRLVGRMRKGAVIVDVAVDQGGCIETTKPTTHSDPVYFVDGVLHYCVANMPGIVPRTSTGALTNVTLPYVLRVAADGVEPVMRSDAGFRKGVNLYNGDVTCPAVADAHGLRFTPLI; from the coding sequence ATGATCGTCGGCGTTCCAAGGGAAATCAAGGATCATGAATACCGCGTCGGCTTGACGCCGGACGGCGCGCGAGCCCTACACCAGGCGGGCCACCAGGTCTTGGTCGAAATTTCCGCCGGCGAAGGCAGTGGGTTTACGGATGAAGAATATCGGCAGGCCGGCGCTTCCATCATACAGTCGGCAGCGGAGGTCTTCGAACGAGCCGCCCTCATCATCAAAGTCAAGGAACCGCTCCTGTCTGAATGCCGTCTGCTGCACGCCGGTCACATTCTGTTCACTTACCTCCATCTCGCCTCCTCCGCCGAGTTGACCAAAAAACTGATGGAGAGCCGCGTCACGGCGATCGCCTATGAGACGGTCGAAGCCAAAGACGGCACGCTCCCCATGCTCAGGCCCATGAGCGACATCGCCGGACGCATGTCCGTACAGATCGGCGCGCGCTATCTGGAAAAGACTCAGGGAGGCCGGGGCCTGTTGCTGTCCGGAATGCCGGGGGTGGAACCGGCGCACGTGGTCGTGCTCGGAGCCGGAGTGGTCGGCAGCGCAGCGGTCAGAATTGCGACCGGCATGGGGGCCCGCGTCACCGTCATCAATCTCGATCTTGAACGTCTCCGCATCCTGGACGAACAGTATCAAGGGCGCATCGTCACGCGCGCCGCTACCCAGGCCGCCATCGAAGAATCGGTTCCGACGGCCGATCTGCTGATCGGCGCGGTGCTCGTGGCGGGCGCCCGCGCGCCGAAATTGGTTTCACGGCGGTTAGTCGGGCGCATGAGGAAGGGCGCAGTGATCGTCGACGTGGCCGTGGATCAAGGGGGATGCATCGAGACGACGAAACCCACGACCCACTCGGATCCCGTGTATTTCGTGGACGGGGTACTACATTATTGCGTCGCGAACATGCCGGGGATCGTCCCCCGCACATCCACCGGCGCACTCACGAACGTCACGCTCCCCTACGTGCTCAGGGTGGCGGCGGACGGCGTCGAGCCGGTCATGCGATCCGACGCAGGATTCCGCAAGGGCGTGAACCTCTATAATGGCGACGTGACCTGCCCGGCCGTAGCCGACGCGCACGGCTTGCGTTTCACCCCCCTGATATAA
- a CDS encoding acylphosphatase: protein MTDSTDPATVRATISVAGRVQGVGYRAFALRVAAARGLRGTVRNLDDGRVELDVEGPKERIESLLNDLRTGPPAARVTDVRIEWGRATGRFSDFRISYEGGA from the coding sequence ATGACCGATTCAACCGATCCGGCAACGGTCCGAGCGACGATCTCCGTGGCGGGGAGGGTACAAGGAGTGGGATATCGTGCGTTCGCCCTGCGAGTCGCCGCCGCCCGCGGGCTCCGCGGAACGGTGCGGAATCTTGACGACGGACGCGTGGAACTCGACGTGGAGGGACCGAAGGAGCGGATCGAATCTCTTCTGAACGATCTTCGCACGGGACCGCCCGCGGCGCGGGTGACCGATGTGCGCATTGAATGGGGGCGCGCGACGGGACGATTCTCAGATTTCCGGATCAGTTACGAGGGCGGGGCATAA
- a CDS encoding sigma-70 family RNA polymerase sigma factor produces the protein MAREQDNFENESEARRHHVERDEEFADREEGGDGEEEKRGRRSEGLDTLKSYLREIRRSSLLTFKQEQQLGKRVMAGDEQARQQMIESNLRLVISIGKRYMHRGFPFSDIVEEGNIGLIKAVEKFNYKRGFRFSTYASWWIRQYIERAIINQGKLVRLPVHVVERLNRYLNRSEALVQTLGREPTAAEVAVRLKTTEEEVLDLKQVIRTTCSLDSPINDQADTFLRDVIEDPSCPSPADTAEGVLRRAEMMAWVKELPEKEQTVIVSRFGLDGSEAKTLEEIGTEMGLTRERVRQIEMAALSRLRHTIERKTLTQSDLL, from the coding sequence ATGGCCAGGGAACAGGACAATTTCGAGAACGAAAGCGAAGCGCGCCGGCATCATGTCGAGCGCGACGAAGAGTTCGCCGACCGCGAAGAGGGAGGGGACGGCGAGGAAGAAAAGAGGGGCCGCCGGTCCGAGGGGCTGGACACGCTGAAAAGCTATCTCCGGGAGATCCGTCGCTCCAGCCTGCTCACGTTTAAGCAGGAGCAGCAACTGGGCAAGCGCGTCATGGCCGGCGACGAACAAGCACGCCAGCAGATGATCGAATCCAATCTTCGTCTCGTGATCAGCATCGGCAAGCGATACATGCACCGCGGCTTTCCCTTCTCCGACATCGTGGAGGAGGGCAACATCGGCCTCATCAAAGCGGTGGAGAAATTCAACTACAAGCGCGGCTTCCGATTCAGCACCTACGCCTCCTGGTGGATCCGTCAGTACATCGAGCGCGCCATCATCAACCAAGGCAAGCTGGTGCGCCTGCCGGTTCATGTGGTCGAGCGACTCAATCGCTACCTCAACCGCAGCGAGGCCCTCGTCCAGACGCTGGGCCGCGAACCGACCGCGGCCGAGGTGGCGGTCCGCCTGAAGACGACGGAGGAGGAGGTGCTGGACCTCAAGCAGGTCATCCGCACGACCTGCTCGTTGGACAGTCCCATCAACGATCAGGCGGACACCTTCCTGCGCGACGTCATCGAAGATCCCAGCTGTCCCTCACCGGCGGATACCGCAGAAGGCGTCCTGCGTCGTGCGGAGATGATGGCGTGGGTGAAGGAGTTGCCTGAAAAAGAGCAAACTGTTATTGTGTCGCGGTTCGGATTGGATGGCAGCGAGGCCAAAACGCTCGAAGAGATCGGCACGGAGATGGGTCTCACCCGCGAGCGGGTCCGGCAGATCGAAATGGCCGCGCTGAGCCGCCTTCGCCATACCATCGAACGCAAGACGTTGACACAATCGGATCTGCTCTGA
- a CDS encoding adenine phosphoribosyltransferase yields MTVDQYRSLIREVPDFPRAGILFYDITTLLKDPAAFAAIADELTAYYQGQGISKVVGIESRGFIYGGTLAQRLKAGFVPVRKPGKLPAAIYEVNYELEYGSNSLAIHRDAIVKGERVLIVDDLLATGGTAAATVMLIKQLGGEIAGLDFLVELQSLNGRDKLAGYPVHSTILYP; encoded by the coding sequence ATGACCGTCGATCAGTACCGCTCGCTCATCCGCGAAGTTCCCGATTTTCCCCGTGCCGGCATTCTCTTTTACGACATCACGACGCTGCTCAAAGATCCTGCCGCATTCGCTGCGATTGCGGACGAATTGACCGCGTACTATCAAGGCCAAGGCATCTCCAAGGTCGTCGGCATTGAATCGCGCGGGTTCATCTACGGTGGCACCCTGGCGCAGCGACTCAAGGCGGGATTCGTCCCGGTTCGCAAACCCGGCAAGCTCCCGGCGGCGATCTATGAAGTGAATTACGAATTGGAATACGGATCCAATTCGTTGGCGATCCATCGTGACGCCATCGTCAAGGGAGAGCGGGTGCTCATCGTGGACGATCTGTTGGCCACCGGGGGCACCGCGGCCGCCACGGTGATGCTCATCAAGCAGCTGGGCGGTGAGATCGCCGGATTGGATTTTCTGGTCGAGCTTCAGAGCCTCAACGGACGAGACAAACTGGCCGGCTATCCCGTGCACAGCACCATCCTCTATCCATAG
- a CDS encoding TraR/DksA family transcriptional regulator has product MATKTPAKKKPAMKSKPTVKPVAKSTNVNPPEAVIEKLEVPEKPSSVAVSPLAAKPKESPKEREARERRRDALQKMLMRKRQEIIKEIEGSLGQSLTEDQQRRLESARDVGDQALMDLDRELGISLMEMRNRRRQAMDEALVRLSEGTYGICAECGVEISERRLEAVPFAKLCVECQSREELLEKIEKEEERD; this is encoded by the coding sequence ATGGCAACCAAAACCCCCGCGAAAAAGAAACCAGCTATGAAAAGTAAACCGACAGTGAAACCGGTCGCCAAATCGACGAACGTCAATCCGCCTGAGGCCGTCATCGAGAAGCTTGAAGTCCCGGAAAAGCCGTCATCCGTCGCCGTGTCTCCGCTTGCGGCCAAGCCGAAGGAGTCCCCCAAGGAACGGGAGGCGCGTGAGCGGCGCCGGGATGCGCTGCAGAAGATGCTCATGCGGAAACGGCAGGAGATCATCAAGGAGATCGAAGGAAGCCTGGGACAATCGCTGACGGAAGACCAGCAGCGGCGCTTGGAATCCGCCCGCGACGTCGGCGATCAGGCGCTGATGGATCTGGACCGTGAGTTGGGCATTTCGCTCATGGAAATGCGCAATCGGCGCCGTCAGGCCATGGACGAAGCGTTGGTGCGCCTCTCCGAGGGAACCTATGGCATCTGCGCCGAGTGCGGCGTCGAGATCAGCGAGCGCCGGTTGGAGGCCGTGCCGTTCGCCAAGCTCTGCGTCGAATGCCAATCGAGAGAAGAACTGCTCGAAAAAATCGAAAAAGAAGAAGAACGCGACTGA
- the queC gene encoding 7-cyano-7-deazaguanine synthase QueC, with product MSGVNGSRAVVLASGGLDSAVTAAIARRDGHELYFLTFDYGQRHAVEVRQARRLAEAMAVTHHLVCSVDLRAIGGSALTGDQGVPKDFDRPGRASEIPVTYVPGRNLIFLSLASAYAETIGAESVYFGANVLDYSGYPDCRPQFIRAFEKAVKEGTKAGVEGRALRVQAPLLALSKADIIREGVALGVPLALTHSCYDPVGDLACGQCDSCRIRRDGFRTAGVVDPTRYAIT from the coding sequence ATGTCAGGAGTGAACGGTTCTCGCGCCGTCGTTCTGGCCAGCGGGGGGCTCGATTCCGCCGTGACGGCGGCCATTGCGCGTCGGGACGGACATGAACTCTATTTTCTCACGTTCGACTACGGCCAGCGTCACGCCGTGGAAGTTCGTCAGGCGCGGCGGCTGGCGGAAGCGATGGCGGTGACGCACCATCTCGTCTGTTCGGTCGATCTCCGTGCGATCGGCGGATCGGCCTTGACGGGCGATCAGGGGGTGCCAAAAGATTTCGACAGGCCGGGACGGGCCTCTGAGATTCCCGTGACCTATGTCCCTGGCCGGAATCTCATTTTCCTGTCGCTGGCTTCAGCCTATGCCGAGACGATCGGCGCCGAGTCCGTCTACTTCGGCGCCAATGTGCTCGACTATTCGGGGTATCCGGATTGCCGCCCTCAGTTCATCCGGGCTTTTGAAAAAGCCGTGAAAGAAGGCACCAAGGCCGGTGTCGAGGGACGGGCTCTGCGAGTCCAGGCGCCGTTGCTTGCGCTGTCCAAGGCGGACATCATTCGGGAAGGCGTGGCGCTCGGTGTGCCGCTCGCGCTGACGCATAGTTGCTATGATCCGGTCGGCGACCTGGCCTGCGGGCAATGCGACAGTTGCCGCATCCGGCGCGACGGATTTCGGACGGCCGGGGTTGTAGATCCCACACGATATGCGATAACGTAG
- a CDS encoding c-type cytochrome, with amino-acid sequence MRLNRTAGFRWSWGLAGVLLVAMAACDPPQPTPAAGGAATPAELQAGEAKFNANCSVCHGQQGTGTAQGPPLVHKIYEPNHHGDAAFQRAAAGGVRAHHWEFGNMPKIDALTSADVDQIIQYVRWLQKQAGIF; translated from the coding sequence ATGAGGCTGAATCGCACAGCCGGCTTCCGGTGGTCGTGGGGATTGGCCGGCGTTCTCCTCGTTGCGATGGCCGCCTGTGACCCGCCTCAGCCGACTCCCGCCGCCGGCGGCGCGGCGACCCCTGCGGAGTTGCAAGCGGGCGAGGCCAAGTTCAATGCCAATTGCTCCGTCTGCCACGGACAACAGGGAACCGGCACCGCGCAAGGTCCTCCACTGGTTCACAAGATCTACGAGCCCAATCATCATGGCGACGCGGCGTTTCAGCGGGCTGCGGCCGGCGGGGTACGGGCTCACCACTGGGAGTTCGGCAACATGCCGAAGATCGATGCCCTCACCTCCGCGGATGTCGATCAGATCATTCAATACGTGCGTTGGCTTCAGAAACAAGCCGGCATTTTCTAA
- a CDS encoding SPFH domain-containing protein, with protein MRGPVTRVLGAVAVCGAMAVLAGCAAVEAGHEGVFVEQPWFFGHGGVDPVPSKTGRVWIAPTTKVIDVDVRPIQYSEHFDIISAENAPVSFDAFMIANVVEGRSPELISRYGPTWYLNNVKEAFRTFVREEVQKYPLFQLTTDPTTRTKLQEAIAREVQIKLIEKQNIPIRLNRVVVGSILPPKGVVEQTTQTIVQEQRKITMVEFQKAEEAREKAEKQRGIADRAYRESLGLTAPEFVDLRRIEVQKEIVQHAPSSLTVIMGLERFGINMPPLAAEK; from the coding sequence ATGAGAGGACCAGTCACGCGTGTTCTAGGTGCTGTGGCTGTCTGTGGCGCAATGGCAGTGTTGGCCGGTTGTGCGGCGGTTGAAGCGGGGCATGAAGGTGTCTTCGTCGAGCAGCCCTGGTTCTTCGGCCACGGCGGGGTCGATCCGGTTCCCTCGAAGACGGGCCGCGTATGGATTGCTCCGACGACGAAAGTCATCGATGTCGATGTGCGGCCTATTCAATACTCCGAGCACTTCGACATTATTTCGGCCGAAAACGCGCCGGTATCCTTCGATGCGTTCATGATCGCCAATGTCGTCGAAGGCCGTTCGCCGGAGCTCATTTCCCGTTACGGGCCGACGTGGTATCTGAACAACGTCAAGGAGGCGTTCCGCACGTTCGTCCGTGAGGAAGTTCAGAAGTATCCGCTCTTCCAGTTGACGACCGATCCGACGACGCGGACCAAGCTGCAGGAAGCGATCGCCCGGGAAGTCCAGATCAAACTCATTGAAAAACAAAACATTCCCATCCGCCTCAACCGGGTCGTCGTCGGCAGTATCCTGCCCCCGAAGGGCGTGGTGGAACAAACGACTCAGACGATTGTGCAGGAGCAGCGAAAAATTACGATGGTGGAATTTCAGAAAGCCGAGGAAGCTCGCGAGAAGGCCGAGAAACAGCGCGGCATCGCGGATCGCGCCTACCGTGAATCCCTGGGCCTGACTGCCCCGGAGTTCGTGGACCTTCGGCGGATCGAAGTCCAGAAGGAAATCGTGCAACATGCACCGTCGTCTCTCACGGTGATCATGGGATTGGAACGCTTCGGCATCAACATGCCGCCGCTCGCGGCAGAAAAATAG
- a CDS encoding response regulator, with protein sequence MHSIVRPGSGTGSDAGVIGSSTSQGDVEPPPVSTGRRLRVLLVDDNERDRYLLKVLLEEQEEIEVVGEASNAEEAQILAEREQPDIILMDIRLPRATGIEATRQINKRLPEVTIIGVSSLYTPHDYNAMITAGAVAFVRKEDAVEALYKTIHHSTRRYRRDRPINTGRTTQRVS encoded by the coding sequence ATGCATAGCATTGTTCGTCCTGGATCGGGAACCGGCTCCGACGCCGGCGTCATCGGATCGTCAACCTCCCAAGGCGATGTCGAGCCACCGCCCGTATCAACGGGACGCCGGCTGCGGGTATTGCTGGTAGACGATAACGAAAGAGACCGCTACCTGCTCAAGGTCCTCTTGGAAGAACAGGAGGAGATCGAAGTCGTGGGGGAGGCATCCAACGCGGAAGAAGCTCAGATTCTTGCGGAGCGAGAGCAGCCGGACATCATTCTCATGGATATCCGGCTCCCCCGGGCGACCGGCATCGAGGCGACACGCCAGATCAACAAACGCCTGCCCGAGGTCACGATCATCGGAGTCTCCAGTTTGTATACGCCCCATGACTACAACGCCATGATCACGGCCGGCGCCGTGGCCTTCGTTCGGAAAGAAGACGCGGTGGAAGCGCTGTATAAAACCATCCACCATTCCACGCGACGGTATCGCCGTGATCGACCGATCAATACGGGACGCACTACCCAGCGAGTCAGTTAG
- a CDS encoding mechanosensitive ion channel domain-containing protein translates to MTMSNITIARAVVLWLIVLFGSPVVYGVEPPAANPPSAPDGTPAVSFSPADLDALRAKRGKAEQDLKALSASVPGKNAAGIEVEMHQERLAFLRQIIRGYDEQIDEADRLRESAKRREEVKQEDAEWEGFKDPPPYSILFVDQLWSSTAALRLAVEGLQSQLSLIALRADRARGALQAADEQLRKNSERSESAADSTQLSHVRIQRELDELRKRAGAVRVAAVEASKQRVEQELAETKTRLAFVERQLAAAEQQVRFEDKDLDQVRKRNQQERQQLEDELERTAAERSVQAQALQADVRREEDASALVSSGASKPQSLRRAELARQTIELQRARLDNVIARGDLLTQLLDVVEGERQLWESRFAMAHDPEPGLARRAYARFAPLFANFSASRDHLRQQLLVASGQVSELDNRLAHASKAQERRHAQELLKIHRQREADYNRSLQRMDDTARLFERWRSQVKDQRNELPLSAKIDDWGRHAWSALRSAWSVEIFTAEDTIEVEGKKITGYRSVTLGKIVSALVMLLVGYWLCLYVARVIGRMAVTRFGLSAGVANLIRQWSQAFLITMVIIISLVSVKIPLTIFAFLGGAFAIGVGFGAQNLLKNVISGILVLIERPLRVGDLIEVDQVRGRVTTIGLRSSTVRDAKGMDTLIPNSSFLERHLTNWTYSSRQSRFSLRLGVPYGSSTPEVIALLASVAAEHKRILKEPAPQVLLEEFGAQARIFSLNYWLEIRPDIDPNEVASELRFAIEDKFLQLGWKVLPAA, encoded by the coding sequence ATGACTATGTCCAATATCACAATTGCTCGAGCAGTGGTCCTGTGGCTGATCGTTCTATTCGGCTCCCCCGTCGTCTACGGTGTCGAACCGCCGGCGGCCAATCCGCCATCTGCACCCGATGGAACTCCGGCTGTTTCATTCAGCCCCGCCGACTTGGATGCGTTGCGGGCCAAACGTGGCAAGGCTGAGCAGGATCTCAAGGCGCTGTCCGCTTCCGTTCCCGGCAAGAATGCGGCCGGGATCGAAGTGGAAATGCACCAGGAACGGTTGGCCTTCTTGCGGCAGATCATTCGTGGCTACGACGAACAGATCGACGAAGCCGACCGGTTGCGGGAATCGGCGAAACGGCGCGAGGAAGTGAAGCAGGAAGATGCCGAATGGGAAGGATTCAAGGACCCCCCGCCCTATTCCATCCTCTTTGTCGACCAGCTCTGGAGTTCCACCGCTGCCCTTCGTTTGGCTGTCGAAGGGCTCCAGTCGCAACTGAGCTTGATCGCGTTGCGGGCGGACCGTGCCAGGGGAGCTTTGCAAGCGGCAGACGAACAACTGCGGAAAAACTCCGAGCGGTCGGAATCGGCCGCCGATTCCACCCAGCTTTCCCATGTGCGAATCCAACGGGAATTAGATGAGTTGCGCAAACGCGCCGGTGCCGTACGAGTGGCGGCGGTGGAAGCCTCGAAGCAGCGGGTCGAGCAGGAACTGGCGGAAACCAAGACGCGATTGGCCTTCGTCGAACGGCAACTGGCCGCGGCGGAACAGCAGGTGCGGTTCGAAGATAAAGACCTCGACCAGGTCCGCAAACGCAATCAGCAGGAACGGCAACAGCTCGAAGATGAACTCGAACGCACCGCGGCGGAACGGTCTGTGCAGGCTCAGGCGCTGCAGGCCGACGTGCGACGAGAGGAAGACGCATCGGCCCTTGTGTCCTCCGGAGCGTCGAAGCCCCAGAGCCTCCGCCGGGCCGAACTGGCCAGGCAGACGATCGAGCTCCAGCGGGCGCGGCTCGACAATGTCATTGCCCGAGGCGACCTGCTCACACAGCTGCTCGACGTCGTGGAGGGGGAGCGGCAGCTATGGGAAAGCCGCTTCGCCATGGCACACGATCCGGAGCCCGGCTTGGCGCGGCGGGCCTATGCCAGGTTCGCCCCATTGTTCGCCAATTTCAGCGCATCGCGTGACCATCTGCGGCAACAGCTGCTGGTGGCGTCGGGGCAGGTCAGCGAACTGGACAACAGGCTGGCCCACGCGTCGAAGGCGCAGGAGCGCCGCCACGCGCAGGAACTGCTGAAAATCCATCGTCAGCGGGAGGCGGACTACAATCGATCCCTCCAGCGGATGGACGATACGGCCAGACTCTTTGAACGCTGGCGGTCGCAGGTCAAGGATCAGCGCAACGAGTTGCCCTTGTCGGCCAAGATCGACGATTGGGGGCGCCATGCGTGGAGCGCCTTGCGATCCGCCTGGAGCGTCGAGATCTTCACCGCCGAGGATACGATCGAGGTCGAGGGAAAGAAGATTACCGGCTACCGGAGCGTGACCCTGGGGAAGATCGTCAGTGCCCTCGTCATGCTCCTGGTTGGCTACTGGCTGTGTCTCTATGTGGCGCGGGTGATCGGACGAATGGCCGTCACGAGATTCGGCCTGTCGGCCGGCGTCGCCAATTTGATTCGCCAGTGGAGCCAGGCCTTTCTCATCACCATGGTGATCATCATCAGTCTCGTCTCGGTCAAGATCCCGCTGACCATCTTCGCGTTTCTGGGCGGCGCGTTCGCCATTGGCGTGGGCTTCGGCGCGCAGAACCTCCTCAAGAACGTCATCAGCGGCATCCTCGTGTTGATCGAACGGCCGCTCCGGGTGGGCGACCTCATCGAAGTCGATCAGGTGCGGGGCCGGGTCACCACCATCGGTTTGCGCTCTTCCACGGTGCGGGACGCCAAGGGGATGGATACGCTCATCCCGAACAGCAGCTTTCTGGAGCGGCATCTGACGAACTGGACCTATTCCAGCCGCCAAAGCCGGTTCTCGCTTCGTCTGGGCGTGCCCTACGGCTCCTCCACGCCGGAAGTGATTGCGCTATTGGCGTCGGTGGCGGCCGAACACAAACGGATCTTGAAGGAGCCGGCTCCGCAAGTGCTGTTGGAGGAGTTCGGCGCGCAGGCCAGGATCTTTTCACTGAACTATTGGTTGGAGATCAGACCCGACATCGACCCGAACGAAGTCGCCAGTGAACTGCGGTTCGCGATCGAGGACAAGTTTCTGCAGCTGGGGTGGAAGGTGTTGCCGGCAGCGTAA
- a CDS encoding PilZ domain-containing protein → MDTVPHEQRRHVRYPVEYAGSFSAKDVHTNGIILNLSISGCRALSDVPVSGGELGVSIEVPRRQHPLEILTATVRWTRGAEFGVEFVRIEPDQQRRLRELIQENEADLALRIWQRG, encoded by the coding sequence ATGGATACAGTTCCGCACGAACAACGCCGCCACGTTCGATATCCGGTCGAATATGCAGGATCCTTTTCCGCGAAGGACGTCCACACCAACGGCATCATTCTCAACCTTTCGATCTCCGGCTGCCGTGCGTTGAGCGATGTGCCCGTGTCGGGGGGCGAGTTGGGCGTGAGTATCGAGGTGCCCCGCCGCCAGCATCCGCTGGAGATCTTGACGGCAACGGTGCGGTGGACGAGAGGCGCGGAATTCGGCGTGGAGTTCGTCCGGATCGAGCCGGACCAGCAGCGGCGGCTCCGGGAATTGATTCAGGAGAACGAGGCGGATCTCGCGCTCCGCATCTGGCAGCGCGGGTGA
- a CDS encoding class I SAM-dependent methyltransferase has product MGMSGLRSRSLRLRTSVLDQPPSPFLKKCLGSIVLAKPSLWLDVPCGAGRNALLLRELGCKIVCIDNADSALQAITEAESLLGRRSGQPSQGELIPLRHDLKRDPWPFPPKTFAGIINAHFVCPFLFERFLVSLKPGGYLLCETYGGHGMNYVGLPQKGSWKALLQDRMDWITYREHSVGPPDQQAVTVKFLGKKRTSAL; this is encoded by the coding sequence ATGGGAATGAGCGGACTGCGCTCTAGATCTCTGCGTCTCAGAACGAGCGTCCTCGACCAGCCTCCATCTCCGTTTCTCAAGAAGTGCCTAGGAAGTATCGTATTAGCAAAGCCAAGTCTTTGGCTTGATGTTCCCTGTGGAGCCGGACGAAACGCTCTCCTGTTACGGGAATTGGGCTGCAAGATAGTCTGTATTGATAATGCTGATTCAGCTCTGCAAGCGATTACAGAAGCAGAAAGTTTACTCGGCAGACGCAGTGGACAGCCGTCTCAGGGAGAATTGATTCCACTTCGCCATGATCTGAAGCGCGATCCATGGCCATTTCCGCCAAAGACCTTTGCTGGAATTATCAACGCGCATTTTGTCTGTCCATTTTTATTTGAGCGTTTTCTCGTCTCGTTAAAGCCAGGAGGCTATTTACTTTGTGAAACCTATGGTGGTCATGGCATGAACTATGTTGGTCTGCCCCAAAAGGGTTCATGGAAAGCACTGCTGCAGGATCGAATGGATTGGATCACTTACCGGGAGCATTCGGTGGGGCCGCCTGATCAGCAGGCGGTGACGGTCAAGTTTCTTGGAAAAAAAAGAACCTCGGCACTATGA